A stretch of Lutra lutra chromosome 9, mLutLut1.2, whole genome shotgun sequence DNA encodes these proteins:
- the MITD1 gene encoding MIT domain-containing protein 1 isoform X4 — translation MAKSGREVDTQSVAAFTVLKRAVELDSESRYQQALVCYQEGIDLLMQVLRGTKDDTKKSNLRKQITGYMDRAEIVKKYLDQEKEDGKYHEQIKIEENATGFSYESLFQKYLNETVTEVWIQDPYIRQIHQLYNFLRFCEMLIKKPCKVKTIHLLTSLDEGSGKQQQSSGLQEIKESLQNHGVLLEIEYSSSVHDREIRFNNGWMIKIGRGLDYFKKPQIQVALLPRILMPAYYNRRRISPQEKNRLAF, via the exons ATGGCGAAGTCCGGGAGGGAGGTGGATACCCAGAGCGTGGCTGCGTTCACCGTGTTAAAGCGGGCGGTGGAGCTAGACTCGGAGTCCCGGTACCAACAGGCTCTGGTTTGTTACCAAGAGGGGATAGACCTGCTCATGCAGGTTCTGAGAG gcaccaaagatgacacaaagaaatctAATCTCAGAAAGCAAATTACTGGCTACATGGATAGAGCAGAAATAGTGAAGAAATACTTGGAtcaagaaaaagaag ATGGAAAATATCACGAGCAGattaaaatagaagagaatgcAACAGGTTTCAGTTATGAGTCGCTTTTTCAAAAATACCTTAATGAAACAGTTACAGAAGTTTGGATACAAGATCCTTATATTAGGCAGATTCATCAG CTATATAACTTTCTTCGATTTTGTGAGATGCTTATTAAGAAACCATGTAAAGTAAAAACTATTCATCTTCTCACCTCTCTGGATGAA GGTAGTGGGAAACAGCAGCAAAGTAGTGGTCTGCAAGAAATAAAAGAGTCACTCCAGAATCATGGGGTGCTGTTGGAAATAGAATATTCTTCTTCAGTTCATGACCGAGAAATTAG GTTTAATAATGGATGGATGATTAAGATTGGAAGGGGACTTGACTATTTTAAGAAACCACAG ATTCAGGTTGCACTCCTGCCAAGGATTCTGATGCCTGCCTATTACAACAGAAGGAGAATTTCTCCACAAGAAAAGAACCGGCTTGCCTTCTAG
- the MRPL30 gene encoding 39S ribosomal protein L30, mitochondrial isoform X1 codes for MALRPCTVPRPREKPVVDRMLFPSSRAPRFVEPDSWSPRAGPPRRDSLVRKRIQPQKETVTTLMAGILRSIVQRPPGRLQTMTKGMESLIYMDWIRHKFTKSRIPDKVFQPSPADHEKYGGDPQHPHKLHIVTRIKSTKRRPYWEKDTIKMLGLEKAHTPQVHKNIPSVNAKLKVVKHLIRIKPLKLPQGLPTEEDMSNMCLKSTGELVRWHLNPIDQEAVKS; via the exons ATGGCCCTGCGCCCATGTACTGTCCCACGGCCTCGCGAAAAGCCAGTGGTTGACCGGATGCTGTTTCCCAGTTCCCGAGCCCCTCGGTTTGTTGAGCCCGACTCTTGGAGCCCGAGGGCCGGGCCGCCTAGGCGGGATAGCTTAGTGAGGAAGAGAATTCAG CCTCAGAAGGAAACCGTCACCACACTCATGGCGGGGATTTTGCGCTCAATAGTTCAGAGGCCCCCAGGCAGACTCCAA ACGATGACAAAAGGTATGGAGTCTCTTATTTACATGGATTGGATTCGTCACAAATTTACCAAGTCAAGAATTCCAGATAAA gTATTTCAGCCTTCACCTGCAGATCATGAAAAATATGGTGGGGATCCACAGCACCCTCATAAACTGCATATTGTTACCagaataaaaagtacaaaaagacGTCCATATTGGGAAAAAGATACAATAAAGATGCTTGGACTAGAAAAA GCACATACTCCTCAAGTTCACAAGAATATCCCTTCAGTGAATGCAAAACTGAAAGTGGTTAAACATTTGATAAG GATCAAGCCCCTGAAGTTACCCCAAGGACTTCCAACAGAGGAGGACATGTCCAACATGTGCCTCAAGAGCACTGGGGAATTAGTGCGGTGGCATCTAAACCCCATAGACCAAGAAGCAGTTAAGTCCTAA
- the MITD1 gene encoding MIT domain-containing protein 1 isoform X3: protein MAKSGREVDTQSVAAFTVLKRAVELDSESRYQQALVCYQEGIDLLMQVLRGTKDDTKKSNLRKQITGYMDRAEIVKKYLDQEKEDGKYHEQIKIEENATGFSYESLFQKYLNETVTEVWIQDPYIRQIHQLYNFLRFCEMLIKKPCKVKTIHLLTSLDEGSGKQQQSSGLQEIKESLQNHGVLLEIEYSSSVHDREIRFNNGWMIKIGRGLDYFKKPQSRFSLGYCDFDLRPCHETTVDIFHNKHTKKI, encoded by the exons ATGGCGAAGTCCGGGAGGGAGGTGGATACCCAGAGCGTGGCTGCGTTCACCGTGTTAAAGCGGGCGGTGGAGCTAGACTCGGAGTCCCGGTACCAACAGGCTCTGGTTTGTTACCAAGAGGGGATAGACCTGCTCATGCAGGTTCTGAGAG gcaccaaagatgacacaaagaaatctAATCTCAGAAAGCAAATTACTGGCTACATGGATAGAGCAGAAATAGTGAAGAAATACTTGGAtcaagaaaaagaag ATGGAAAATATCACGAGCAGattaaaatagaagagaatgcAACAGGTTTCAGTTATGAGTCGCTTTTTCAAAAATACCTTAATGAAACAGTTACAGAAGTTTGGATACAAGATCCTTATATTAGGCAGATTCATCAG CTATATAACTTTCTTCGATTTTGTGAGATGCTTATTAAGAAACCATGTAAAGTAAAAACTATTCATCTTCTCACCTCTCTGGATGAA GGTAGTGGGAAACAGCAGCAAAGTAGTGGTCTGCAAGAAATAAAAGAGTCACTCCAGAATCATGGGGTGCTGTTGGAAATAGAATATTCTTCTTCAGTTCATGACCGAGAAATTAG GTTTAATAATGGATGGATGATTAAGATTGGAAGGGGACTTGACTATTTTAAGAAACCACAG agTCGTTTTTCCCTTGgatattgtgattttgatttaagACCATGTCATGAAACAACAGTGGACATTTTTCataataagcacacaaaaaaaaTATGA
- the MRPL30 gene encoding 39S ribosomal protein L30, mitochondrial isoform X3: MAGILRSIVQRPPGRLQTMTKGMESLIYMDWIRHKFTKSRIPDKVFQPSPADHEKYGGDPQHPHKLHIVTRIKSTKRRPYWEKDTIKMLGLEKAHTPQVHKNIPSVNAKLKVVKHLIRIKPLKLPQGLPTEEDMSNMCLKSTGELVRWHLNPIDQEAVKS, from the exons ATGGCGGGGATTTTGCGCTCAATAGTTCAGAGGCCCCCAGGCAGACTCCAA ACGATGACAAAAGGTATGGAGTCTCTTATTTACATGGATTGGATTCGTCACAAATTTACCAAGTCAAGAATTCCAGATAAA gTATTTCAGCCTTCACCTGCAGATCATGAAAAATATGGTGGGGATCCACAGCACCCTCATAAACTGCATATTGTTACCagaataaaaagtacaaaaagacGTCCATATTGGGAAAAAGATACAATAAAGATGCTTGGACTAGAAAAA GCACATACTCCTCAAGTTCACAAGAATATCCCTTCAGTGAATGCAAAACTGAAAGTGGTTAAACATTTGATAAG GATCAAGCCCCTGAAGTTACCCCAAGGACTTCCAACAGAGGAGGACATGTCCAACATGTGCCTCAAGAGCACTGGGGAATTAGTGCGGTGGCATCTAAACCCCATAGACCAAGAAGCAGTTAAGTCCTAA
- the MITD1 gene encoding MIT domain-containing protein 1 isoform X5, translated as MAKSGREVDTQSVAAFTVLKRAVELDSESRYQQALVCYQEGIDLLMQVLRGTKDDTKKSNLRKQITGYMDRAEIVKKYLDQEKEDGKYHEQIKIEENATGFSYESLFQKYLNETVTEVWIQDPYIRQIHQGSGKQQQSSGLQEIKESLQNHGVLLEIEYSSSVHDREIRFNNGWMIKIGRGLDYFKKPQSRFSLGYCDFDLRPCHETTVDIFHNKHTKKI; from the exons ATGGCGAAGTCCGGGAGGGAGGTGGATACCCAGAGCGTGGCTGCGTTCACCGTGTTAAAGCGGGCGGTGGAGCTAGACTCGGAGTCCCGGTACCAACAGGCTCTGGTTTGTTACCAAGAGGGGATAGACCTGCTCATGCAGGTTCTGAGAG gcaccaaagatgacacaaagaaatctAATCTCAGAAAGCAAATTACTGGCTACATGGATAGAGCAGAAATAGTGAAGAAATACTTGGAtcaagaaaaagaag ATGGAAAATATCACGAGCAGattaaaatagaagagaatgcAACAGGTTTCAGTTATGAGTCGCTTTTTCAAAAATACCTTAATGAAACAGTTACAGAAGTTTGGATACAAGATCCTTATATTAGGCAGATTCATCAG GGTAGTGGGAAACAGCAGCAAAGTAGTGGTCTGCAAGAAATAAAAGAGTCACTCCAGAATCATGGGGTGCTGTTGGAAATAGAATATTCTTCTTCAGTTCATGACCGAGAAATTAG GTTTAATAATGGATGGATGATTAAGATTGGAAGGGGACTTGACTATTTTAAGAAACCACAG agTCGTTTTTCCCTTGgatattgtgattttgatttaagACCATGTCATGAAACAACAGTGGACATTTTTCataataagcacacaaaaaaaaTATGA
- the MITD1 gene encoding MIT domain-containing protein 1 isoform X2: MAKSGREVDTQSVAAFTVLKRAVELDSESRYQQALVCYQEGIDLLMQVLRGTKDDTKKSNLRKQITGYMDRAEIVKKYLDQEKEDGKYHEQIKIEENATGFSYESLFQKYLNETVTEVWIQDPYIRQIHQGSGKQQQSSGLQEIKESLQNHGVLLEIEYSSSVHDREIRFNNGWMIKIGRGLDYFKKPQVQVLIMLNLKSLKAVCQAFSYGNSGSQENSGCTPAKDSDACLLQQKENFSTRKEPACLLDSHGHGSSLLQPDFDKYHWKLTGK; this comes from the exons ATGGCGAAGTCCGGGAGGGAGGTGGATACCCAGAGCGTGGCTGCGTTCACCGTGTTAAAGCGGGCGGTGGAGCTAGACTCGGAGTCCCGGTACCAACAGGCTCTGGTTTGTTACCAAGAGGGGATAGACCTGCTCATGCAGGTTCTGAGAG gcaccaaagatgacacaaagaaatctAATCTCAGAAAGCAAATTACTGGCTACATGGATAGAGCAGAAATAGTGAAGAAATACTTGGAtcaagaaaaagaag ATGGAAAATATCACGAGCAGattaaaatagaagagaatgcAACAGGTTTCAGTTATGAGTCGCTTTTTCAAAAATACCTTAATGAAACAGTTACAGAAGTTTGGATACAAGATCCTTATATTAGGCAGATTCATCAG GGTAGTGGGAAACAGCAGCAAAGTAGTGGTCTGCAAGAAATAAAAGAGTCACTCCAGAATCATGGGGTGCTGTTGGAAATAGAATATTCTTCTTCAGTTCATGACCGAGAAATTAG GTTTAATAATGGATGGATGATTAAGATTGGAAGGGGACTTGACTATTTTAAGAAACCACAG gTTCAGGTGCTGATAATGCTGAACCTGAAAAGTCTCAAGGCAGTTTGTCAAGCTTTTTCATATGGAAATTCAGGGTCTCAGGAGA ATTCAGGTTGCACTCCTGCCAAGGATTCTGATGCCTGCCTATTACAACAGAAGGAGAATTTCTCCACAAGAAAAGAACCGGCTTGCCTTCTAGATTCACATGGTCATGGATCCAGTCTTCTACAGCCAGATTTTGATAAATATCACTGGAAACTGACTGGAAAATGA
- the MITD1 gene encoding MIT domain-containing protein 1 isoform X1 yields MAKSGREVDTQSVAAFTVLKRAVELDSESRYQQALVCYQEGIDLLMQVLRGTKDDTKKSNLRKQITGYMDRAEIVKKYLDQEKEDGKYHEQIKIEENATGFSYESLFQKYLNETVTEVWIQDPYIRQIHQLYNFLRFCEMLIKKPCKVKTIHLLTSLDEGSGKQQQSSGLQEIKESLQNHGVLLEIEYSSSVHDREIRFNNGWMIKIGRGLDYFKKPQVQVLIMLNLKSLKAVCQAFSYGNSGSQENSGCTPAKDSDACLLQQKENFSTRKEPACLLDSHGHGSSLLQPDFDKYHWKLTGK; encoded by the exons ATGGCGAAGTCCGGGAGGGAGGTGGATACCCAGAGCGTGGCTGCGTTCACCGTGTTAAAGCGGGCGGTGGAGCTAGACTCGGAGTCCCGGTACCAACAGGCTCTGGTTTGTTACCAAGAGGGGATAGACCTGCTCATGCAGGTTCTGAGAG gcaccaaagatgacacaaagaaatctAATCTCAGAAAGCAAATTACTGGCTACATGGATAGAGCAGAAATAGTGAAGAAATACTTGGAtcaagaaaaagaag ATGGAAAATATCACGAGCAGattaaaatagaagagaatgcAACAGGTTTCAGTTATGAGTCGCTTTTTCAAAAATACCTTAATGAAACAGTTACAGAAGTTTGGATACAAGATCCTTATATTAGGCAGATTCATCAG CTATATAACTTTCTTCGATTTTGTGAGATGCTTATTAAGAAACCATGTAAAGTAAAAACTATTCATCTTCTCACCTCTCTGGATGAA GGTAGTGGGAAACAGCAGCAAAGTAGTGGTCTGCAAGAAATAAAAGAGTCACTCCAGAATCATGGGGTGCTGTTGGAAATAGAATATTCTTCTTCAGTTCATGACCGAGAAATTAG GTTTAATAATGGATGGATGATTAAGATTGGAAGGGGACTTGACTATTTTAAGAAACCACAG gTTCAGGTGCTGATAATGCTGAACCTGAAAAGTCTCAAGGCAGTTTGTCAAGCTTTTTCATATGGAAATTCAGGGTCTCAGGAGA ATTCAGGTTGCACTCCTGCCAAGGATTCTGATGCCTGCCTATTACAACAGAAGGAGAATTTCTCCACAAGAAAAGAACCGGCTTGCCTTCTAGATTCACATGGTCATGGATCCAGTCTTCTACAGCCAGATTTTGATAAATATCACTGGAAACTGACTGGAAAATGA
- the MRPL30 gene encoding 39S ribosomal protein L30, mitochondrial isoform X2: MEMPPQKETVTTLMAGILRSIVQRPPGRLQTMTKGMESLIYMDWIRHKFTKSRIPDKVFQPSPADHEKYGGDPQHPHKLHIVTRIKSTKRRPYWEKDTIKMLGLEKAHTPQVHKNIPSVNAKLKVVKHLIRIKPLKLPQGLPTEEDMSNMCLKSTGELVRWHLNPIDQEAVKS; this comes from the exons ATGGAGATGCCG CCTCAGAAGGAAACCGTCACCACACTCATGGCGGGGATTTTGCGCTCAATAGTTCAGAGGCCCCCAGGCAGACTCCAA ACGATGACAAAAGGTATGGAGTCTCTTATTTACATGGATTGGATTCGTCACAAATTTACCAAGTCAAGAATTCCAGATAAA gTATTTCAGCCTTCACCTGCAGATCATGAAAAATATGGTGGGGATCCACAGCACCCTCATAAACTGCATATTGTTACCagaataaaaagtacaaaaagacGTCCATATTGGGAAAAAGATACAATAAAGATGCTTGGACTAGAAAAA GCACATACTCCTCAAGTTCACAAGAATATCCCTTCAGTGAATGCAAAACTGAAAGTGGTTAAACATTTGATAAG GATCAAGCCCCTGAAGTTACCCCAAGGACTTCCAACAGAGGAGGACATGTCCAACATGTGCCTCAAGAGCACTGGGGAATTAGTGCGGTGGCATCTAAACCCCATAGACCAAGAAGCAGTTAAGTCCTAA